The proteins below come from a single Arthrobacter crystallopoietes genomic window:
- the rpsT gene encoding 30S ribosomal protein S20 — translation MANIKSQKKRILTNEKARQRNIAVRSELKTAIRAVGSAVESSDKDGATAALATASRKLDKAVSKGVIHKNNAANRKSAISKKVNAL, via the coding sequence GTGGCTAATATCAAGTCCCAGAAGAAGCGCATCCTTACCAACGAGAAGGCCCGCCAGCGCAATATTGCTGTCCGGTCCGAGCTGAAGACTGCCATCCGCGCAGTCGGCAGCGCCGTTGAGTCCTCCGACAAGGACGGTGCAACCGCTGCTCTGGCTACGGCCAGCCGCAAGCTGGACAAGGCTGTCAGCAAGGGCGTTATTCACAAGAACAACGCTGCTAACCGCAAGTCCGCTATCTCCAAGAAGG
- a CDS encoding type II toxin-antitoxin system PemK/MazF family toxin: protein MAFNVNTISRLLRSAAKVLRAVNRTSTSRPPAARPGRAPHSRPGRAKEHGQGELSVPYPGDFRGRASVTYSPSPDGEPDPGEIVWTWVPYEEDHSQGKDRPVLLIGRNGHWLLALMMTSRDRNNGTSSHEDYVDIGHGSWDVRGRPSEVKLDRVLQLDPRDIRREGAVLGEREFSRVATALRQTRGWN, encoded by the coding sequence ATGGCTTTCAACGTGAACACTATTAGCCGGCTGCTCCGCAGTGCCGCAAAAGTCCTCCGGGCGGTCAACCGCACGTCAACATCCAGGCCACCGGCTGCAAGGCCAGGGCGGGCGCCGCACAGCCGGCCGGGCCGTGCAAAGGAACATGGCCAGGGGGAACTGAGCGTCCCTTACCCCGGCGACTTCCGCGGCAGGGCTTCCGTGACCTACTCCCCCAGTCCAGACGGCGAACCGGATCCTGGTGAAATTGTCTGGACCTGGGTTCCTTACGAAGAGGACCACAGCCAGGGCAAAGACCGGCCGGTGCTGCTGATAGGTCGTAACGGCCACTGGCTGCTGGCATTGATGATGACCAGCAGGGACCGGAACAACGGAACAAGCAGCCATGAGGATTACGTAGATATAGGGCATGGATCCTGGGACGTGCGCGGACGGCCCAGCGAGGTAAAACTCGACCGCGTGCTGCAGTTGGATCCGCGGGATATCCGGCGCGAGGGAGCTGTCCTGGGCGAACGCGAGTTTTCCCGGGTGGCGACGGCGCTAAGACAGACGCGCGGCTGGAATTAG